A portion of the Bacillus thuringiensis genome contains these proteins:
- a CDS encoding stage V sporulation protein AA produces MEQTIYIKMRNRLKVSPTYEVKLGDVAQLAGDSSVVELLQNEIVYKITAHDKTHVVIDVMKVIEIIQQKASHVQINLLGSGQTLVEIIYEKKKAHPVFFGLVWLLLFIGAALAIIYFHEDVSMQQVHQRLYYMITGEFNAQPLLFQIPYSVGLGLGMVLFFNHVFQKRINEEPSPLEVEMFQYQQSLDQYVIVNENKDNMKQLADD; encoded by the coding sequence TTGGAACAAACGATTTATATTAAAATGCGCAATCGTTTAAAAGTTTCTCCTACTTATGAAGTAAAGCTGGGCGATGTTGCTCAACTTGCCGGAGATTCTTCCGTAGTTGAGTTGTTACAAAATGAGATAGTTTACAAAATAACAGCGCATGATAAGACGCATGTTGTAATTGATGTTATGAAAGTAATCGAGATTATTCAACAGAAAGCATCTCATGTACAAATTAATTTACTTGGTTCTGGACAAACTCTTGTTGAAATTATATACGAAAAAAAGAAGGCGCATCCAGTTTTTTTCGGGCTTGTATGGCTGTTACTTTTCATTGGAGCGGCCCTTGCGATCATTTATTTCCATGAAGATGTAAGTATGCAACAAGTACATCAACGGTTATATTACATGATTACTGGAGAATTTAATGCACAGCCACTTTTATTTCAAATTCCTTATTCTGTAGGTCTTGGCTTAGGGATGGTTTTATTCTTTAATCATGTATTTCAAAAACGAATTAATGAAGAGCCGAGTCCGTTAGAAGTTGAGATGTTTCAATACCAACAGTCACTTGATCAGTATGTAATCGTTAATGAAAACAAGGATAATATGAAACAACTTGCCGATGATTGA
- a CDS encoding methionine/alanine import family NSS transporter small subunit encodes MSGSAIMMMVIGIVVIWGGLALSIANLFKKKA; translated from the coding sequence ATGAGTGGATCAGCGATTATGATGATGGTTATTGGAATAGTAGTCATTTGGGGAGGGCTTGCATTAAGTATTGCAAACTTATTTAAGAAAAAGGCATAA
- a CDS encoding sodium-dependent transporter, whose amino-acid sequence METRQQWGTRAGFIFAAVGSAVGLGNIWRFPYTAYENGGGAFFLPYLFALLTTGISLLAFEFALGHRHRGSAPLTFFRISPRAEFIGWWQMCVTFIVSTYYAVIIAWSISYTYFAITGAWGKDTQSFLFKEYLHVADKPGQFGGLVPEVLIPLALVWIIVLGVAFKGVKKGIEVVNRIFIPLLVVMFLIIVVRAVTMEGAMQGLDAFFKPDWSRIFDGKVWLAAYGQIFFSLSLAFGIMITYSSYLPKNSDTTNNAFITGFANSGFELLAGIGVFAALGFMANNMGVPVDKVASAGVGLAFVVFPQIINELPMSPLFGVLFFLSLTVAGITSLISLAEVCFAAVSEKFSLSREKTIGIMGTLLVLVSLVFATRGGLMFLDVVDYFANNFGLITIALAEVVTIGLILRRLPVYQNHANFVSDIKLGTFWRVSLLVITPLMLGYMLIDGTIQNIKKNYGDYPTEFVVTYGWSIAAAFLIVAIIIGLKKWDAQIHSDSAKLEKEWKDRGVS is encoded by the coding sequence ATGGAAACGAGGCAACAATGGGGAACGAGAGCTGGATTTATTTTCGCAGCGGTCGGATCTGCCGTTGGATTAGGAAACATATGGCGTTTTCCTTATACAGCGTATGAAAATGGAGGAGGAGCATTCTTTTTACCGTACTTATTTGCATTATTAACGACTGGTATTTCATTGTTAGCGTTTGAGTTTGCCCTTGGTCATCGTCATCGTGGTTCGGCACCACTTACATTTTTCCGTATTAGCCCGCGTGCCGAATTTATTGGATGGTGGCAAATGTGCGTAACATTTATCGTTTCAACATATTATGCAGTGATTATTGCTTGGTCTATATCGTATACATACTTTGCAATTACTGGAGCATGGGGAAAAGACACGCAATCATTTTTATTTAAAGAGTACTTACATGTTGCAGATAAGCCAGGACAATTTGGAGGACTTGTACCAGAAGTATTAATTCCGTTAGCTCTCGTTTGGATTATTGTGCTGGGCGTTGCATTTAAAGGAGTTAAAAAAGGAATCGAAGTTGTTAACCGTATATTTATTCCTTTATTAGTTGTTATGTTCCTTATTATCGTTGTTCGTGCAGTGACGATGGAAGGTGCTATGCAAGGACTAGATGCATTCTTTAAACCAGATTGGAGTCGTATTTTTGATGGGAAAGTATGGCTTGCTGCTTATGGTCAAATATTCTTTAGTTTATCTTTAGCATTTGGAATTATGATTACGTATTCTAGTTATTTACCGAAAAACTCAGATACAACAAATAATGCCTTTATTACTGGATTTGCAAACTCAGGATTTGAATTATTAGCAGGTATTGGGGTCTTTGCAGCTCTTGGATTTATGGCAAATAATATGGGAGTACCGGTTGATAAAGTAGCAAGTGCTGGCGTTGGGCTTGCGTTCGTAGTATTTCCACAAATTATTAATGAATTGCCGATGTCACCGTTGTTTGGTGTTTTATTTTTCTTATCGTTAACGGTTGCTGGAATTACATCACTTATTTCACTCGCGGAAGTATGCTTTGCCGCTGTATCTGAAAAATTCAGTTTAAGTCGGGAAAAAACTATTGGAATTATGGGAACCCTTCTCGTGTTAGTTTCTCTTGTTTTTGCAACACGTGGTGGACTTATGTTCTTAGATGTTGTCGACTATTTCGCTAATAATTTCGGATTAATTACAATTGCACTTGCGGAAGTAGTTACGATAGGGCTCATTTTACGTCGCTTACCAGTTTATCAAAATCATGCAAACTTTGTATCTGATATTAAATTAGGAACGTTTTGGAGAGTGAGTTTACTCGTTATTACTCCGCTTATGTTAGGGTATATGCTAATTGATGGTACAATCCAAAATATTAAAAAGAACTACGGAGATTATCCGACTGAGTTTGTTGTAACGTATGGTTGGTCGATAGCAGCAGCATTCCTCATAGTTGCAATAATCATTGGCCTAAAAAAATGGGATGCACAAATTCATTCGGATTCTGCTAAGCTTGAAAAAGAATGGAAAGATCGAGGTGTTTCATAA
- the sigF gene encoding RNA polymerase sporulation sigma factor SigF: MDIEVKNEKKKPQLKDHELKALIQKSQDGDQQARDTIVQSNMRLVWSVVQRFLNRGYEPDDLFQIGCIGLLKSVDKFDLSFDVKFSTYAVPMIIGEIQRFLRDDGSVKVSRSLKETGNKIRKMRDELSKEFGRAPTINEVAEALELTPEEVVLAQEASRAPSSIHETVYENDGDPITILDQIADQSETKWFDKIALKEAIRELDERERLIVYLRYYKDQTQSEVAERIGISQVQVSRLEKKILKQMKDRIDE; the protein is encoded by the coding sequence ATGGACATAGAGGTCAAAAATGAGAAGAAGAAACCTCAGTTAAAGGACCACGAGCTAAAAGCGTTAATTCAAAAAAGTCAAGATGGAGATCAACAAGCGAGAGATACAATCGTTCAAAGTAATATGCGCCTCGTTTGGTCGGTTGTACAGCGGTTTCTTAATCGAGGATACGAACCAGACGACCTATTTCAAATTGGATGTATTGGGCTCTTGAAATCGGTAGATAAATTTGATTTATCTTTCGACGTGAAATTTTCAACATATGCAGTTCCAATGATTATTGGTGAAATACAACGTTTCTTACGTGATGATGGATCAGTGAAAGTTAGTAGGTCTTTAAAAGAAACAGGAAACAAAATTCGAAAGATGAGAGATGAGCTTTCGAAAGAGTTCGGAAGGGCTCCAACGATTAATGAAGTGGCAGAGGCACTAGAACTAACGCCAGAGGAAGTTGTTCTAGCACAAGAAGCGAGCCGGGCCCCTTCATCTATACATGAAACTGTATATGAAAACGATGGAGATCCAATCACTATTTTAGATCAAATTGCAGATCAATCTGAAACGAAATGGTTCGATAAAATTGCTTTAAAAGAAGCGATTAGAGAACTAGATGAACGAGAGCGCTTAATTGTATACTTGCGTTACTATAAAGATCAAACACAGTCAGAAGTAGCAGAGCGCATAGGCATTTCGCAAGTACAAGTTTCAAGACTTGAAAAGAAAATATTAAAACAGATGAAAGATCGAATAGACGAATAA
- the spoIIAB gene encoding anti-sigma F factor, which translates to MRNEMNLQFSALSQNESFARVTVAAFIAQLDPTMEELTEIKTVVSEAVTNAIIHGYEGNAEGIVYISVILEEAMVKLTIRDEGIGIFNLDEARQPLFTTKPELERSGMGFTIMENFMDEVEVISNESFGTTIHLTKYLSNSNALCN; encoded by the coding sequence ATGAGAAATGAAATGAACCTTCAATTTTCAGCATTAAGTCAAAATGAATCATTCGCTCGCGTTACAGTGGCGGCTTTCATTGCACAACTAGATCCAACGATGGAAGAATTAACGGAGATTAAAACAGTTGTGTCAGAAGCGGTTACAAATGCAATTATTCATGGATACGAAGGAAATGCAGAAGGTATTGTTTATATTTCTGTAATTTTGGAAGAAGCAATGGTGAAACTCACGATTCGAGATGAAGGGATTGGAATCTTTAACTTAGATGAAGCGAGACAACCCCTTTTTACAACTAAACCTGAATTAGAGCGTTCCGGAATGGGATTTACTATCATGGAAAATTTTATGGATGAAGTAGAAGTTATTTCAAACGAATCTTTCGGGACAACAATCCATTTGACAAAATACTTATCAAATAGTAACGCTCTATGCAATTAA
- the spoIIAA gene encoding anti-sigma F factor antagonist, with protein sequence MSLSMQLEVKRDVLCVRLEGELDHHTAEELRTKVTDMIETHGVHHIVLSLENLSFMDSSGLGVILGRYKHVKGLGGEMVVCAISPPVKRLFEMSGLFKIVRLEESEAHALATLGVA encoded by the coding sequence GTGAGTCTTTCCATGCAATTAGAAGTAAAACGTGACGTCCTATGTGTGAGACTAGAGGGTGAATTAGATCATCATACGGCTGAAGAGTTGCGAACGAAAGTAACAGATATGATTGAGACACATGGTGTTCATCATATTGTTTTGAGCCTAGAGAACTTATCGTTTATGGATAGTTCTGGTCTAGGTGTTATATTAGGCCGATATAAACACGTAAAGGGATTAGGTGGAGAAATGGTTGTTTGTGCAATTTCACCGCCTGTTAAGCGTTTATTTGAAATGTCGGGCTTATTCAAAATCGTTCGCTTAGAAGAAAGTGAAGCGCACGCGCTCGCGACGTTGGGGGTGGCATAG
- the dacF gene encoding serine-type D-Ala-D-Ala carboxypeptidase DacF, with translation MKRVFGILVCFMLLLSGTSVSFAQSEKTKQEKTEETTPKLAEQASSAIVIEQDTGKVLFDKNPNEKLPPASMTKIMTMLLIMEQVEKGKLKLTDKVRASEHAASMGGSQIFLEPGEEMTVNEMLKGIAIASGNDASVAVAEHIAGSEEGFVNMMNKKAKDLGLKNTHFQNPTGLPAKDHYSTANDMAIMARELMKYPLIRKYTGKYEDYLREDTDKKFWLVNTNKLVRFYPGVDGVKTGFTTEAKYCLTASAEKNGMRVISVVMGAPTSKERNNQVTKLLDYAFGQYMTKKLYTRGEKIKTVQVGKGKKEKVDLVASDNVSLLMKKGENMDKVKQEVIAEKKVKAPIKKGDALGTLVIKKDKDVLLKQTIIAKEDVAAASWWELFKRSFGMFSTSK, from the coding sequence ATGAAGCGAGTTTTTGGAATACTTGTTTGTTTCATGTTATTGCTTTCTGGAACTTCAGTGAGTTTTGCGCAATCTGAGAAAACGAAGCAGGAGAAAACAGAAGAAACAACGCCGAAGTTAGCGGAACAAGCGTCGTCAGCAATCGTAATTGAGCAAGATACAGGTAAAGTTTTATTTGATAAAAACCCAAATGAAAAATTACCACCTGCTAGTATGACAAAGATTATGACAATGCTTTTAATTATGGAACAAGTTGAAAAAGGAAAACTAAAACTGACCGATAAAGTTAGAGCGAGCGAACATGCAGCTTCAATGGGTGGATCGCAAATCTTTTTAGAACCTGGGGAAGAGATGACTGTAAATGAGATGTTAAAGGGTATTGCAATTGCATCTGGAAATGACGCATCTGTTGCAGTAGCCGAGCATATCGCAGGTTCAGAAGAAGGATTTGTAAATATGATGAACAAAAAGGCGAAAGATTTAGGGCTGAAAAATACACATTTTCAAAACCCAACAGGTCTTCCAGCCAAAGACCATTATTCGACAGCAAATGATATGGCTATAATGGCGAGAGAATTGATGAAGTATCCACTTATTCGTAAATACACAGGTAAGTACGAAGATTATTTACGTGAAGATACGGATAAAAAGTTTTGGCTCGTTAATACGAATAAGCTAGTACGTTTTTATCCTGGCGTAGATGGAGTAAAAACAGGTTTTACGACAGAAGCGAAATATTGTTTAACGGCATCGGCTGAAAAAAATGGTATGCGTGTCATTTCAGTTGTCATGGGAGCACCAACATCAAAAGAACGGAACAACCAAGTGACGAAGCTTCTTGACTATGCATTTGGACAATATATGACAAAGAAATTGTATACGCGTGGCGAAAAAATTAAGACAGTTCAAGTAGGAAAAGGGAAAAAAGAAAAAGTAGATTTAGTTGCGTCAGATAATGTTTCTCTTCTTATGAAGAAGGGCGAGAATATGGACAAGGTAAAACAAGAAGTAATTGCTGAAAAGAAAGTAAAAGCACCGATTAAAAAAGGTGACGCGCTTGGCACCCTTGTTATTAAAAAAGATAAAGATGTTTTATTAAAACAAACAATTATAGCAAAAGAAGATGTTGCTGCAGCGAGCTGGTGGGAGTTATTTAAAAGAAGTTTTGGGATGTTTTCAACATCAAAATAG
- a CDS encoding GntR family transcriptional regulator codes for MHIQLDPRSNTPIWEQIVQNIKELVLKNMLAPSDKLPSVRELASLLVINPNTVSKAYQELERQGIIETLRGKGTFVSQSITPTLDERKIAMVEKQFHQLLLEASYLGITKDKIHDWIDSYYKEIGGNTDVESDKLEENN; via the coding sequence TTGCATATTCAACTTGACCCAAGAAGCAACACTCCGATATGGGAACAAATTGTTCAAAATATAAAAGAACTCGTATTGAAAAACATGTTGGCTCCAAGTGATAAACTTCCTTCTGTACGCGAGCTCGCTTCTTTACTCGTTATAAATCCAAATACAGTGAGTAAAGCGTATCAAGAGTTAGAGCGACAAGGAATTATTGAAACGTTACGAGGAAAAGGAACATTTGTATCCCAATCGATTACCCCAACATTAGACGAAAGGAAAATCGCTATGGTTGAAAAGCAATTTCATCAATTACTATTAGAAGCCTCTTATCTTGGTATTACGAAAGATAAAATTCATGATTGGATAGATTCATACTATAAAGAGATTGGAGGGAATACGGATGTTGAAAGTGACAAGCTTGAAGAAAACAATTGA
- a CDS encoding ABC transporter ATP-binding protein: protein MLKVTSLKKTIDNQTILDDVSFTLQRASIVGLLGRNGAGKTTLLRTIVGILDPDEGTVTYEDIDIHKNPETKQKIVYVPDSTNILNGYTVKEIVKFYKAVYTAFDEPYFYELLERFNLPNKRIRSYSKGMKALLAIILAVAAQAEYIILDEPTNGLDPIVKRQILQFLVGEVAEKEITIFISTHHLDEVEQIADTIIMLKGHTVSSITSLDDAKSQFAKIQVAYERSLPQKLENLSNIKILNQTGKVYTILIEGNVATTLEKFYKEQPILIEELTMSLEDVFVTTLEEDGYVS, encoded by the coding sequence ATGTTGAAAGTGACAAGCTTGAAGAAAACAATTGATAATCAAACAATTTTAGACGATGTTTCTTTCACATTACAAAGAGCTAGTATCGTCGGATTACTTGGAAGAAATGGTGCGGGGAAAACAACTTTATTACGAACGATAGTCGGCATTTTAGACCCAGATGAGGGAACTGTTACATATGAGGATATCGACATTCATAAAAATCCTGAAACGAAACAAAAAATCGTATATGTTCCGGATTCTACTAACATACTGAACGGTTATACAGTAAAAGAAATCGTGAAGTTTTATAAAGCAGTTTATACCGCATTTGATGAACCATATTTCTACGAACTACTAGAACGTTTCAACTTACCAAACAAACGAATTCGTAGTTATTCAAAAGGAATGAAGGCACTGCTTGCCATCATTTTAGCTGTTGCTGCACAGGCAGAATATATTATTTTAGATGAACCGACAAATGGACTTGATCCTATCGTTAAAAGACAGATTTTACAGTTTCTCGTTGGAGAAGTTGCAGAAAAAGAGATTACCATTTTCATATCTACCCATCATTTAGATGAAGTTGAACAAATTGCAGATACAATCATTATGTTAAAAGGACATACTGTATCTTCTATTACATCGCTAGACGATGCAAAATCACAATTTGCTAAAATCCAAGTTGCTTATGAACGATCATTACCTCAAAAACTAGAAAACTTAAGCAATATTAAAATATTAAATCAAACAGGAAAAGTATATACAATCTTAATTGAGGGAAATGTAGCTACAACACTGGAAAAGTTTTATAAAGAGCAACCTATACTCATTGAAGAATTAACAATGTCACTTGAAGATGTCTTTGTTACGACACTGGAGGAGGATGGGTATGTTTCATAA
- a CDS encoding ABC transporter permease, whose amino-acid sequence MFHKALWMWNWKRGKYAVLLFFFSSLYLLSFGYYKSAQRQLAEYYELQEKGKQYYYFYAFSPGEGNSFWLTVLIIALACLLIGWERSNQSNTLLMTMPFKRKDVFLSKWAFGSFCIVSSLLINWILMYVIYRTTIHFDYQSFIPFHRYFLYAIVSYAAVYTTALCIGTFTGSVVSQVVFCIPWLLMGLTFIPLVYTFTINHLEATDTKNYKLDEQLYEINQKTNIVAPIYNFTIYYHYDPESRKKEKNSTTLRDPESYHYYSAKSMLVPIFYTIVYLLLGTYLYTRSPNENTQKIFIFQKHLRIWIWGTTIYFALLGGYKLNQFNFLLNYYICLFLAGIITYVILSRLTNYKVF is encoded by the coding sequence ATGTTTCATAAAGCGTTGTGGATGTGGAATTGGAAGCGCGGGAAATATGCTGTGTTACTCTTCTTCTTTAGTTCGCTTTACTTGTTATCTTTTGGTTACTATAAAAGTGCTCAGAGACAACTTGCTGAGTATTACGAATTACAAGAAAAAGGTAAACAGTATTATTATTTTTATGCCTTTTCGCCAGGCGAAGGTAATAGTTTTTGGTTAACTGTTCTTATCATTGCTTTAGCCTGCTTATTGATAGGATGGGAACGTAGCAATCAATCTAATACACTACTTATGACGATGCCTTTTAAAAGAAAAGATGTCTTCTTATCTAAATGGGCTTTCGGTTCCTTTTGTATTGTGAGCTCGTTACTTATAAATTGGATTCTTATGTATGTTATTTATAGAACAACTATTCATTTTGATTATCAATCATTTATTCCATTTCATCGATACTTTCTTTATGCGATTGTTTCTTATGCAGCAGTATATACAACTGCACTATGCATCGGTACTTTTACTGGAAGCGTTGTTTCGCAGGTTGTTTTTTGTATTCCTTGGTTACTAATGGGGCTTACATTTATTCCACTAGTGTACACTTTTACGATAAATCACTTAGAAGCTACCGATACTAAAAATTATAAGTTAGATGAACAACTTTACGAAATTAATCAAAAAACAAATATAGTTGCACCAATATATAATTTCACGATTTATTACCATTATGATCCTGAATCACGTAAAAAAGAAAAGAACTCAACTACTTTAAGAGATCCAGAATCTTATCACTATTATTCAGCTAAATCGATGTTAGTCCCTATTTTTTATACAATAGTTTACTTACTACTTGGAACATATTTATATACACGATCACCAAATGAAAACACTCAAAAGATATTTATTTTCCAAAAACATTTACGAATATGGATATGGGGGACAACCATTTACTTTGCATTACTAGGTGGCTATAAACTAAATCAATTTAATTTCTTACTTAACTACTATATTTGTTTGTTTCTCGCTGGAATCATTACTTATGTTATATTATCACGCCTAACAAATTATAAAGTTTTTTAA
- a CDS encoding ABC transporter permease subunit has translation MFQKALWLRTYQQSKYVVWLFWLVSFYTLSYYYYMTSIQQQQFLNDNKKWNYVYHYNFDLTLINPVTLLGSVLILLACTLIGWERQNNASDLLWSMPFKRSHLYITKWLFGICNIAAVVILNWGLFAIMKKLTFHNKYQVFSPFHSYFIYMLIVLIAIYTLALCIGTIAGNVISQGFLTAALFMFPVLLPALISGVIAVHSNADFHENNGSIHDIMENIRISSPTEDFNIRFDYNPQNAYTDEDGVRHNEPNFTKIPPVKTLIGPIAHIIILLPLGIYLYARSVNERNGNYLLYPKLQKIVLTCAIFFVGIAGGLILSRAQSLSSFYIGFLVTSFITYFFLPKILKWKVSWNFK, from the coding sequence ATGTTTCAAAAAGCACTATGGCTAAGAACATATCAACAAAGTAAATATGTTGTATGGTTATTTTGGCTCGTCAGCTTCTATACTTTGTCATATTACTACTATATGACTTCTATTCAACAGCAACAATTTCTAAATGACAATAAAAAGTGGAACTATGTATATCATTACAATTTTGATTTAACACTCATAAATCCCGTCACACTGTTAGGTAGTGTGCTTATCTTGCTAGCTTGTACGTTAATTGGATGGGAAAGACAAAATAACGCTAGCGACTTGTTATGGTCTATGCCTTTTAAACGTTCACACCTCTATATAACAAAGTGGTTGTTTGGAATCTGTAATATCGCCGCTGTTGTCATTTTAAACTGGGGACTATTTGCTATTATGAAAAAGTTGACTTTTCATAATAAATATCAAGTATTCTCCCCATTCCATAGTTATTTTATATACATGTTAATTGTATTAATCGCTATTTATACACTTGCCTTATGTATAGGAACAATCGCTGGAAATGTTATATCGCAAGGATTTCTCACTGCAGCTCTATTCATGTTCCCAGTGTTACTTCCAGCACTTATTTCAGGAGTCATTGCTGTTCACTCGAATGCCGACTTTCATGAGAACAATGGCAGTATACATGATATTATGGAAAACATACGTATTTCTAGTCCAACAGAAGATTTTAATATTCGCTTTGATTACAATCCTCAAAATGCTTATACCGATGAGGATGGAGTACGTCATAATGAACCAAACTTTACAAAGATTCCACCGGTAAAAACATTGATTGGACCTATTGCACATATCATTATTTTATTACCACTCGGTATATATTTATATGCCCGTTCAGTCAATGAGCGAAATGGTAACTACTTACTATATCCAAAACTACAAAAAATAGTTTTGACATGCGCAATTTTCTTTGTTGGAATCGCTGGAGGTTTAATACTAAGTCGCGCGCAGTCATTGTCCAGCTTTTACATCGGATTTTTAGTAACTAGTTTCATTACGTATTTCTTCCTACCTAAAATATTAAAATGGAAAGTCTCTTGGAATTTCAAATAA
- a CDS encoding MarR family winged helix-turn-helix transcriptional regulator: MNEKRETLILDLSASFRKMIRLLQNDINTRFAEHMPYNEFSVLRALFLNSPQMASQIASEVNVTSSHITAVTDRLVRKGLVERKRSNSDRRIVYLEITEHGREVTEKLEAVRKEYYKERFKGWSDQEIEMVLELFGRVL, encoded by the coding sequence TTGAACGAAAAAAGAGAAACGCTGATTTTAGATTTATCTGCATCATTTCGAAAAATGATACGTTTATTACAAAATGATATTAATACACGTTTTGCAGAACATATGCCATATAATGAATTTTCTGTATTACGTGCGTTATTTTTAAACAGTCCACAGATGGCTTCGCAAATTGCGAGTGAAGTAAACGTAACCTCCAGTCATATTACAGCTGTTACAGATCGTCTCGTACGAAAAGGATTAGTAGAAAGAAAACGTTCTAATTCAGATCGTCGAATCGTGTACTTAGAAATTACAGAGCACGGAAGAGAAGTAACTGAAAAACTTGAAGCTGTGCGTAAAGAATATTATAAAGAGAGATTTAAAGGTTGGAGCGACCAAGAAATAGAAATGGTCTTAGAACTATTTGGCCGCGTATTATAA
- a CDS encoding SIMPL domain-containing protein, with product MQGGMNPYLHNVRTANTGKEATITVQGEGVVKAKPNVVILTLGIRTDDKNVKQAQEENAVQSKQLLDALKQLGIADKDIETISYTITPQYEYVNDKALLQGYRVEHLYEITVLNVQKAGEVYDIAVSNGANVAKGLRFRVSHPNKYYEQALIQALHQAVEKARAIASTYNLNINPVPLSFVEESAQLPREVTSYATLHAQAAPPIQSGELEIISTIRAIFTYL from the coding sequence ATGCAGGGTGGAATGAATCCTTATTTACACAACGTACGCACTGCTAATACTGGTAAAGAAGCTACTATTACTGTACAAGGAGAAGGTGTTGTAAAAGCAAAACCGAATGTTGTTATATTAACACTCGGCATTCGAACAGATGATAAAAATGTAAAGCAGGCTCAAGAAGAAAATGCAGTGCAATCCAAACAATTGCTGGATGCACTTAAACAGCTTGGTATTGCCGATAAAGATATAGAGACGATTTCTTATACAATTACTCCTCAATACGAATATGTAAATGATAAAGCATTGCTGCAAGGATACCGTGTAGAGCATTTGTATGAAATTACCGTTTTAAATGTACAAAAAGCTGGGGAAGTATATGATATAGCCGTTTCAAATGGCGCAAATGTAGCAAAAGGTTTACGTTTCCGAGTATCTCATCCAAATAAATATTATGAGCAAGCTCTCATTCAAGCTCTGCACCAGGCAGTAGAAAAAGCTCGTGCTATTGCGAGTACATATAATTTAAATATTAATCCCGTTCCCCTCTCATTCGTTGAAGAATCTGCCCAATTACCAAGGGAGGTTACGTCTTATGCTACTTTACATGCGCAAGCAGCCCCGCCCATTCAATCGGGAGAGTTAGAAATTATTTCAACAATACGGGCAATTTTTACGTATTTATAA